A window of the Cutaneotrichosporon cavernicola HIS019 DNA, chromosome: 6 genome harbors these coding sequences:
- a CDS encoding uncharacterized protein (Belongs to the major facilitator superfamily. Sugar transporter (TC 2.A.1.1) family) codes for MAGRKSLRDSISGPTFSTANQRRRSSNISTVRAAAIGDLDLANEGETGFKGLIHNPRSLGLALFASLGGVLYGYVPQIDADYQNQGVFGQVQVMANFKARYSWILGDDVTNKTLKGFVTAILELGAFVGSLMGGPLADIYSRKYSISGWCIVFMLGTSLQVGANYQIACIYAGRWFAGMAVGALSMLVPMFNAELAPPGIRGSLVALQQLAITFGIMISYWIGYGTSTAAWRVPLALQLVPAIILCIGAVFIPFSPRWLMLRGREEECLDTLARLRKRPRDDPLVQYEYRSLQAERLVEREAAKERYGIDTVNFRVSLLEYKRLLTTKSLLHRLFLGATAQALQQWTGINAIIYYAPTIFAQLGLTGNTIGLLATGLVGVVNFIFTFPAVMFVDSIGRKPMLIWGEINMAISHAVIAAIVASFGPSFSNKKAGNAAVFMIFWYIINFAVTWGPLAWVVSAEVFPLDMRAKGMSFSSGTNWIMNFTVAMVTPVMIENIGYKTYIVFMCFCIVGLLYAIFLLPELKGLTLEEVDHIFHDTSGAEDLARRERVAKQVGLDKIAAQAEHQDYGGDTGGHIDSAAEKKAGTPFRSEV; via the exons ATGGCGGGCCGCAAATCATTAAGGGATTCTATCAGCGGACCCACCTTTTCGACCGCCAACCAGCGCCGGAGGAGCAGCAACATCTCCAccgtgcgcgccgccgcgatTGGCGACCTggacctcgccaacgaAGGTGAGACGGGCTTTAAAGGCCTCATCCACAACCCCAGGTCGCTCGGACTCGCACTCTTCGCCTCTCTCGGTGGTGTGCTGTACGGCTAT GTCCCTCAGATCGATGCTGATTACCAGAACCAAG GTGTATTTGGTCAAGTCCAGGTCATGGCCAACTTCAAGGCCCGCTACTCGTGGATT CTCGGAGACGATGTGACCAACAAGACCTTGAAAGGCTTTGTAACTGCCATTCTCG AGCTCGGTGCCTTCGTGGGGAGCCTAATGGGCGGTCCCCTCGCTGACAT TTATTCGCGCAAG TACTCGATTTCGGGCTGGTGTATCGTCTTCATGCTTGGCACTTCGCTCCAGGTGGGGGCCAACTACCAAATTGCGTGCATCTACG CTGGTCGCTGGTTTGCTGGCATGGCGGTCGGTGCCCTCTCGATGCTGGTCCCAATGTTCAACGCAGAGCTCGCACCTCCTGGTATTCGTGGGTCACTTGTCGCACTTCAGCAACTGGCGATCACATTTGGTATT ATGATTTCGTACTGGATTGGCTACGGCACA TCGACGGCCGCTTG GCGTGTCCCCCTTGccctccagctcgtcccGGCTATCATCCTCTGCATCGGCGCCGTGTTCATCCCCTTCTCGCCTCGATGGCTCATGCTCAggggccgcgaggaggaatgCCTCGATACGTTGGCCAGGCTTCGTAAAAGGCCGCGTGATGACCCTCTGGTGCAGTACGAGTACCGCTCGCTCCAGGCCGAGCGACTcgttgagcgcgaggcggcaAAGGAGCGCTACGGCATCGACACTGTCAACTTCCGAGTTTCGCTCCTCGAATACAAACGTCTCCTTACAACCAAGTCCCTGCTCCaccgcctcttcctcggtgCCACTGCCCAGGCGCTCCAGCAGTGGACTGGCATCAACGCCATCATCTATTATGCCCCTACCATCTTTGCGCAACTTGGCCTAACGGGTAACACTATCGGGTTGCTCGCCACTGGTcttgtcggcgtcgtcaacTTTATCTTTACGTTCCCAGCTGTCATGTTCGTCGACTCGATTGGCCGTAAGCCAATGCTCATCTGGGGTGAGATCAACATGGCCATATCGCATGCCGTCATCGCAGCCATTGTTGCATCCTTTGGTCCCAGCTTTAGCAACAAAAAAGCGGGAAACGCAGCCGTCTTCATGATCTTCTGGTATATTATCAACTTTGCTGTCACCTGGGGTCCACTCGCGTGGGTTGTGTCGGCAGAGG TCTTCCCCCTCGACATGCGCGCCAAGGGCATGTCTTTCTCTTCGGGGACCAACTGGATCATGAACTTTACGGTGGCAATGGTGACGCCTGT GATGATCGAGAACATCGGCTACAAGACGTATATTGTCTTCATGTGCTTCTGCATCGTCGGTCTCCTCTACgccatcttcctcctccctgAACTTAAAGGCCTGACTCTCGAGGAAGTGGACCACATCTT CCACGACACGTCTGGTGCCGAGGACCTGGcacgccgcgagcgcgtcgccaagCAAGTTGGACTCGACAAGATCGCCGCCCAAGCTGAGCATCAAGATTACGGTGGTGACACTGGCGGCCACATTGATTCGGCGGCCGAAAAGAAGGCGGGCACACCGTTCCGCTCGGAAGTTTAA
- a CDS encoding uncharacterized protein (Frag1/DRAM/Sfk1 family): MSSTTPSTARTDFTNHDDMDEYPNRPALEAARKPKLPYILDTRRLGSRIFFGPYVYFPLIAGLTWLGGLLALIGLWAAAGKPRYRPTQGSIVFVSHVAGVHRTLFICITFWWATLIAERWLRHTNRLPADMRLRERILGYCAIGSAIVAGLGLILLAVFDCYDYSRLHWSMTCIFIFFTALSASCQTGEVWSLYKDHPNRMSLLRSSIFKLIVVLSAVLGAIAFAILYGVCRGKSLARGSHSANTCNNVTSGAAAMEWTIAFIVVFYYLSLVGDLWGSGKSSPRYLRRVAQWEAKRAGLDRWNTRAEELKEQAIARNRGEEVVVQTVPTTVAASAV, translated from the exons ATGAGTAGCACCACGCCGAGCACCGCGCGCACCGACTTTACCAACCACGATGACATGGACGAGTACCCCAATCGCCCGGCGCTagaggcggcgcgcaaACCGAAGTTGCCCTACATTCTTGACACCCGCCGCTTAGGCAGTCGCATCT TCTTCGGACCATATGTCTACTTTCCCCTCATCGCTGGACTCACgtggctcggcggcctgcTCGCTCTCATCGGGCTGTGGGCTGCAGCCGGCAAGCCTCGCTACCGACCAACACAAGGGAGTATCGTCTTTGTCAGCCACGTCGCAGGTGTGCACCGGACCCTGTTTATATGTATCAC GTTCTGGTGGGCCACGCTCATTGCGGAACGGTGGCTCCGGCACACGAACCGCCTCCCAGCCGATATGAGGCTTCGTGAACGGATTCTTGGCTACTGCGCTATCGGGAGCGCCATCGTCGCTGGCCTCGGGCtgatcctcctcgccgtcttcGACTGCTACGACTACTCCCGGTTACACTGGTCCATGACCTGTATTTTCATCTTTTTCACGGCCCTCAGCGCCAGTTGCCAGACGGGCGAAGTGTGGTCATTGTATAAAGACCACCCGAACCGCATGTCGCTCCTTCGCTCTTCTATCTTTAagctcatcgtcgtctTGTCGGCCGTCCTTGGCGCAATTGCGTTTGCGATCCTCTACGGCGTC TGCCGAGGGAAGAGCCTAGCGCGTGGCTCACACAGCGCAAATACGTGCAACAATGTGACctctggcgcggcggcaaTGGAGTGGACGATCGCGTTCATCGTCGTTTTCTACTACCTCTCGCTCGTAGGCGACCTGTGGGGCAGCGGCAAGAGCTCTCCGCGCTACCTCCGCCGCGTGGCGCAGTGGGAGGCGAAGCGAGCGGGATTGGACCGATGGAACACTCGCGCagaggagctcaaggagcaaGCAATTGCGCGTAACCGCGGTGAGGAAGTGGTTGTGCAGACCGTGCCCACGACCGTGGCAGCGTCGGCCGTGTAA